The proteins below come from a single Anaerolineae bacterium genomic window:
- a CDS encoding S8 family serine peptidase: protein MGPGRKRWNRTAWVVALGVALIAGLAFVPLAWAEGPSGDWPALPLAGAQEGTAPASAPGRLVIGFQPGVTQGEQRTFLASRGWTVLRRMPALNAAVVSVPKGQEEALAGEMRALPAVRYAEPDAIVQALDIPDDPYFDEQWNMLSIRMIPAWDISVGSADAVIAIVDTGIDLGHPELAGRLVAGYDFVNEDPEASDDKGHGTFCAGLAGAMGDNGQGIAGVAWNVRLMPVKVLGSDGTGYASDVAAGIVWAVDHGADVINLSLGSSQSVRVVEDAVNYALSHDVVVVAAAGNTYHLDNHPIYPAMYPGVIAVAAVGANDEHAYYSTTGDFVDVAAPGGNSESSRRVFSIYGDGLSRGYAWGEGTSFAAPHVAGMAALLRSVKPSLSPLQVAEIITSTAQDRGAPGWDPEYGWGRVDVLQALIRAANASLRVEPAASAVSQDTIFRLNVVLSSDFLPVESANVILHFDPAVLQVVDVSGQPATTIIPGEALPILLWAQADNAAGTVLFDARASYSGPAPRGDIVLFTVRFRALAQTLTPEGTRISIDPMSQAFYYGQELVAERRDAGVVVQAPWFIGAVRLQGHGVSPCARWSDYALTVQLLDAAGSVVRSFDVTTDETGRFALLSPPSGTFDMLVKGRHSLSTLRRGVTLPAVGVVDMGTLLEGDASGDDRVSGVDFSILATAYATQRGDAGWDEHADFNDDGRITALDFSLLASNYALEGPIVVAGTQAASTLPPQRKMRLWLAPERQLVHAGDIVELNVLLDTAGGAVDAAEFAISYDPDILQPVAGAAVGADLPVVLQNRADSQRGVISVALGRELRGRPAEGAAVRLATLRFKALRPTRNGLRGTDVRFLPGSDVYFAGSGLINRHADAVVVVAVAPAKSP, encoded by the coding sequence ATGGGTCCCGGCCGCAAACGCTGGAACCGTACAGCCTGGGTGGTGGCGCTCGGGGTGGCGCTGATCGCCGGCCTTGCCTTCGTTCCCCTGGCTTGGGCAGAAGGCCCGTCCGGGGATTGGCCAGCGCTCCCGCTGGCCGGCGCGCAAGAGGGCACCGCGCCTGCCTCCGCGCCCGGCCGGCTGGTGATCGGCTTTCAACCTGGCGTGACGCAGGGGGAACAGCGAACCTTCCTGGCCAGCCGTGGGTGGACGGTGTTGCGGCGCATGCCGGCCCTCAACGCCGCGGTGGTGTCGGTGCCGAAAGGGCAGGAGGAAGCGCTGGCCGGTGAGATGAGGGCACTGCCGGCGGTGCGCTACGCCGAGCCTGATGCGATCGTCCAGGCGCTGGACATACCCGATGATCCCTACTTTGATGAACAGTGGAACATGCTATCGATCAGGATGATCCCGGCTTGGGATATCAGTGTCGGCTCGGCGGATGCGGTGATTGCCATTGTGGACACCGGCATTGACCTGGGCCATCCGGAGCTGGCCGGCAGGCTCGTCGCCGGCTACGATTTTGTCAATGAGGATCCGGAGGCGAGCGATGACAAGGGCCACGGCACCTTCTGCGCCGGCCTGGCCGGCGCGATGGGCGACAACGGCCAGGGGATTGCGGGGGTGGCCTGGAACGTGCGGCTGATGCCGGTCAAGGTGCTGGGCAGCGATGGTACTGGATATGCCAGTGATGTGGCGGCCGGCATAGTGTGGGCGGTGGATCACGGGGCGGATGTCATCAACCTGAGCCTTGGCTCGTCACAGAGTGTGCGCGTAGTTGAGGATGCGGTGAATTACGCCCTCTCCCACGATGTGGTAGTCGTGGCGGCCGCCGGCAATACGTATCATCTGGATAACCACCCGATATATCCGGCCATGTATCCGGGGGTGATCGCGGTGGCCGCGGTCGGGGCCAACGATGAGCATGCCTATTATTCCACCACCGGGGATTTTGTGGATGTGGCGGCGCCCGGCGGAAACAGTGAGAGCAGTCGCAGGGTTTTCTCGATCTATGGAGATGGCCTGTCCAGGGGCTATGCCTGGGGGGAGGGGACCTCGTTTGCCGCTCCCCACGTCGCCGGCATGGCTGCTCTCCTGCGCTCCGTAAAGCCCTCGCTCTCTCCACTTCAGGTGGCGGAAATTATCACCAGCACCGCCCAAGACAGGGGCGCGCCCGGATGGGACCCGGAGTACGGCTGGGGGCGGGTGGATGTGCTCCAGGCGCTGATCCGGGCGGCCAACGCTTCTCTGCGCGTGGAGCCGGCGGCCAGCGCGGTTTCCCAGGATACCATTTTTCGCCTCAATGTAGTGCTCTCCAGCGACTTTCTGCCGGTCGAATCGGCGAATGTGATCCTGCATTTCGATCCGGCGGTCCTGCAGGTGGTGGATGTCAGCGGACAGCCGGCAACCACCATCATCCCGGGGGAGGCGCTTCCTATTCTTCTGTGGGCGCAGGCGGATAATGCCGCCGGCACGGTGCTGTTCGACGCGCGGGCCTCATACTCGGGGCCGGCGCCCCGAGGGGATATCGTCCTGTTCACGGTGCGCTTCCGCGCCCTGGCGCAGACGCTGACGCCCGAAGGCACTCGTATCTCCATTGACCCCATGTCTCAGGCCTTCTATTACGGGCAGGAGCTGGTGGCGGAGCGCCGGGATGCCGGCGTGGTGGTGCAGGCACCCTGGTTCATCGGCGCGGTGCGCCTGCAGGGGCACGGCGTCTCTCCCTGCGCGCGCTGGAGCGATTATGCGCTGACAGTGCAACTGCTGGATGCCGCCGGCAGTGTCGTGCGCTCCTTCGATGTGACCACCGATGAGACCGGACGATTCGCCCTGCTGTCCCCACCTTCAGGGACCTTTGACATGCTGGTGAAAGGCCGGCATTCGCTGAGCACTCTCCGGCGCGGTGTTACCCTGCCGGCTGTCGGCGTGGTAGATATGGGCACCCTGCTGGAAGGGGATGCCAGCGGAGATGACCGGGTCTCGGGGGTGGACTTCTCCATCCTTGCCACCGCCTACGCCACCCAACGGGGGGATGCCGGCTGGGATGAGCACGCCGATTTCAACGATGACGGGCGTATCACCGCCCTGGACTTTTCCCTGCTGGCGTCCAATTATGCCCTGGAAGGGCCGATCGTTGTGGCCGGCACCCAGGCAGCGTCCACGCTCCCGCCACAGCGCAAGATGCGGCTGTGGCTGGCGCCGGAACGGCAGTTGGTGCACGCCGGCGACATTGTGGAGCTGAACGTACTGCTGGACACCGCCGGCGGCGCGGTGGATGCGGCGGAATTCGCCATCAGCTATGACCCGGATATCCTTCAGCCGGTGGCCGGCGCCGCAGTGGGCGCGGATCTGCCAGTGGTATTGCAGAACCGGGCGGATAGCCAGCGGGGGGTGATCTCGGTGGCGCTGGGCAGGGAACTGCGGGGCCGGCCGGCGGAGGGTGCCGCAGTGCGTCTGGCCACCCTGCGCTTCAAGGCTCTGCGCCCTACCCGCAACGGCCTGCGGGGCACCGATGTGCGCTTCCTGCCGGGGAGCGACGTCTATTTCGCCGGCAGTGGGCTGATCAACCGGCACGCGGATGCGGTGGTTGTGGTGGCGGTTGCCCCGGCGAAATCGCCGTGA